In one window of Porites lutea chromosome 8, jaPorLute2.1, whole genome shotgun sequence DNA:
- the LOC140945503 gene encoding uncharacterized protein, producing the protein MTFSPTKDIAIDLSKKMQTQVSDDGNGYTSVSPLPIKASATMQVRKRRNVLNDTSTGITIHELRKEISKQFEQLMPTKYCKSSEKVCPTGPPGCPGPIGARGPRGRRGPKGKKGPQGLMGPPGKSGKTGITGPAGPRGEKGDKGDPGPKGMSGPPGRPGKSISAPQVMLSPAEQTRDEGRNTAFYCTVAGNPSSVVEWLFKGRKLLSGAKYLIKEGELIVRNLNYSDAGPYTCAARNILGSSEATGNLSVRGLPIFTKVPPLLAAPVQGTTFQVTCQADGYPRPVVTWTRAAMPLPGKTKINQGTLTINNLIPADNGLYDCVATNIIGTKKTRVNVAVQRSSAAGLHDSVIVGKNKNHLTSLSNWLAPITKSVNSLWKRRWRASVDGWAASTFHSRCDGKGPTVTIIRVGRYIFGGYTSISWGSGSGYRYDSNAFLFSLVNKPGWAPVKLPQTEGKYSSRRQYSIYNNPSYGPTFGGGSDIYISNYASSNRNSGSNLGHTYSPPSGYSYGCTFAKTFLAGTYNFTPDEIETFYETT; encoded by the exons CCTCAG TCAGCCCGTTGCCAATAAAGGCATCAGCAACCATGCAGGTAAGAAAGCGAAGAAACGTTTTGAACGACACTTCAACTGGCATCACCATACATGAACTGAGAAAAGAAATCAGCAAACAGTTTGAACAACTTATGCCCACCAAGTACTGTAAGTCAAGTGAGAAGGTATGTCCCACAGGTCCCCCTGGATGTCCTGGTCCCATTGGAGCGAGGGGACCACGTGGCAGGAGGGGACCAAAAGGCAAGAAAGGTCCTCAAGGTCTCATGGGACCTCCTGGAAAATCtggaaaaacaggaataacTGGTCCCGCAGGGCCGAGAGGAGAAAAGGGAGATAAAGGAGACCCTGGGCCAAAAGGCATGTCGGGACCACCTGGAAGGCCTGGAAAATCGATATCTGCTCCACAAGTGATGTTGTCGCCAGCAGAGCAGACACGAGATGAGGGAAGAAATACGGCATTTTATTGCACTGTAGCGGGAAATCCTTCCTCAGTCGTGGAATGGCTATTTAAGGGCAGAAAGCTTCTGTCCGGTGCAAAGTATTTGATTAAAGAAGGAGAGTTGATTGTCAGAAATCTGAATTACAGCGATGCTGGGCCGTACACATGTGCTGCTAGGAACATTCTTGGATCGTCCGAGGCCACTGGTAACTTGTCTGTTCGAG gTCTTCCAATATTCACAAAAGTTCCACCTTTACTTGCTGCACCGGTACAAGGCACCACATTCCAAGTAACCTGTCAAGCTGATGGCTATCCTCGTCCCGTAGTAACCTGGACTAGAGCAGCAATGCCTTTACCtggaaaaacgaaaataaaccAAGGCACACTTACCATTAACAACTTGATTCCTGCTGACAACGGTTTATACGACTGTGTAGCTACTAACATTattggaacaaagaaaactAGGGTCAACGTGGCAGTGCAGCGTAGCTCAGCTGCAG GTTTGCACGACTCTGTTATTgtgggaaaaaacaaaaatcacttaACCTCCTTAAGCAACTGGCTTGCACCTATCACAAAAAGCGTCAATTCTCTCTGGAAGCGCCGTTGGCGTGCATCCGTGGACGGCTGGGCTGCAAGTACATTTCACTCCCGGTGTGACGGCAAGGGCCCGACTGTGACAATAATAAGGGTCGGGAGATATATTTTTGGAGGATACACAAGTATTTCATGGG GTTCTGGCTCTGGGTATCGGTACGACTCAAACGCCTTTTTATTCTCACTTGTAAACAAGCCAGGATGGGCACCCGTCAAGCTGCCTCAGACAGAAGGGAAATATAGCTCCAGAAGACAATATTCCATATACAATAACCCATCATATGGGCCTACATTCGGAGGAGGAAGTGACATTTACATATCAAACTACGCGTCATCCAATCGCAATTCAGGTAGCAACCTTGGCCATACTTACAGCCCACCGAGCGGGTACAGCTATGGCTGCACCTTCGCCAAAACATTCCTGGCAGGAACATACAATTTCACACCAGACGAAATAGAAACGTTTTACGAAAcaacttaa
- the LOC140945923 gene encoding WAP, Kazal, immunoglobulin, Kunitz and NTR domain-containing protein 1-like, with protein MPTKYCRSSEKVCPSGPPGYPGPIGARGPRGRRGPKGKKGPRGPMGPLGKSGKTGITGPAGPRGEKGDKGEPGPKGMPGPPGRPGKSISAAQVMLSPAEQTQDKGGNTAFYCTIGGNPSPVMEWQFMGRKLQPSAKYLIKEGELIIRNLNYSDAGPYLCAARNILGSSEATGNLSVPGLPIFTKVPPSLAAPLEALSFK; from the exons ATGCCCACCAAATACTGTAGGTCAAGTGAGAAGGTATGTCCTTCAGGTCCCCCCGGATATCCTGGTCCCATTGGAGCGAGGGGACCACGTGGAAGGAGGGGaccaaaaggaaagaaaggtcCTCGAGGTCCCATGGGACCTCTTGGAAAAtccggaaaaacaggaataacGGGTCCTGCAGGACCGAGAGGAGAAAAGGGAGACAAAGGAGAGCCTGGGCCAAAAGGCATGCCGGGGCCACCTGGAAGGCCTGGGAAATCGATATCTGCTGCACAAGTGATGTTATCACCGGCAGAGCAGACACAAGACAAAGGAGGAAATACAGCATTTTATTGCACGATCGGAGGAAATCCTTCCCCAGTCATGGAATGGCAATTTATGGGCAGAAAACTTCAGCCAAGTGCAAAGTATTTGATTAAGGAAGGAGAGTTGATCATTAGAAATCTGAATTACAGCGATGCTGGACCGTACTTATGTGCTGCCAGAAACATTCTTGGATCGTCCGAGGCCACTGGTAACTTGTCTGTTCCAG gtcTTCCAATCTTCACAAAAGTTCCACCTTCACTTGCCGCACCACTCGAGGCACTAAGTTTCAAGTAA